The Trueperaceae bacterium DNA segment AGGCTCCACAGAGAGGCCCGCCCGCTTCGGGTCGAGCCTGCCCCTCTTGTACTCGTTCATTTGCACAACCCTCAGTGATAGCTGCACCACAATTCGGCCGGCCCCGAGATCGCCGTTCACGGTCCGTCCGTGAGCCACTCGAATCCGCAGATCGGCCGCGTCGCGGTAGAACTGCTGTTCCGACCGCTATCGAGACTCCTGTGACTTTTGGGCAGAAGGACAAAAGGGTCGGTGGGATAATCCGCTCTGCAAGGCGAGCGTGGTCTTCACGCCGTTCCAGACGGGCGTGACTCGCGCTCCAACGTCTACGAACCGACTTCCGTGGGGGCAATCGGTGAACATTTCTCACGAACAATCCGCCCCGAGGCTGCTCCGGTGGTGCTCGGTCCTGCTGCTCCTCGCTTTCTCTGCCTGCAGCGGCGGCGTGAGTCCGCAGATCGTCGAATTCACGGCCGAACCGACGAGCGTGGTCGCGGGTGAAACGGTACGTCTGCATTGGAAGGTGGAGGGCCTGGATGAGGGCCGGCTCCGCCTCGAGGCGCTCCCGGAGGGTGCGGTGGAACCGACCTCCCTGGGCGACGTGACGGCCCAATCCAGTACGGTCCTCGAAGTAGAGGCCACCACGACCTTCCGTCTCGTGGCCGTGGGCCCGAGGGGTACGGCCAGCAAGGAGACGACAGTGGAGGTAGTCCTGAATCCGCCTCCACCACCCGAGATCGGCTACTTCAGGAGCGCGGACAGCGACGAAGGAGCGGTACTCGAGTGGAAGGTGACCGGGGCGGAGGACATCACCATCGAGCCGCTCGGGATCGATGTGGAGGCGGAAGGCAGGCTGGTCGTCCACCCGTGCGGCAAGACGGACTACACGCTCGTTGCGTCGAACGCCGGTGGCAGCGTGAGCGAAAGCCTGACGATCGAAGTGGGCGAGTCCGATTGCCTGCTCTTCCTCGTCGCCGGTCAGTCGAACGCCTCCGGCTATGGCAAGGAGGTGGGCGGGCGCTTCCCGGTAGACGGACTCACCGAAGAGCCGCAGGAGGGCGTGATGATGTTCGACCCCGAGCAGGGCTGGGTGTTGGCCAGCGAGCCGACCCACGAGGGGGCCAGGCACTCCTTCCTGGTGCGCTTCGGCAAGGAGGTGCGTGAACGCACCGGCGGCAAGCGAGTCTTCCTGGTGCCGACTGCCGTGGGTGGTAGTCCTTTGGACGACTGGCAGCCCGGGGCGGAACTGTTCGAAGAGGCGATGGAGCTCACCCAGCGGGCGACCGACTCGCTGGGCGTCCCCGTAGAGGCGGTCCTCTGGTTCCAGGGCGAGTCGGACACTAGCAACGAGTCGGAACGGAGCAGGTTCGTAGACCGCACCGACGACACCCTCTCGGCCTTCCACGAGAGGCTGCCGGGGCGGCCGCCGGTCATCTTCGTGCAGTTATCCAAACGGCTCTGGTCGGAACAGCTCGACGAGCCCGGAGACAACATCCAGGGTCACAACCTCGCCTACCAGTACGTCCGGGAGCAGCAGAGGCTGATGGAGTCAGGGGCCAACCAAGCCGTCATAGGCCCAGCCGCCGAGTCGGGCATCGACCGCTCCTACTACTACATGGCGGTCTCTCACGACCTCCCGATGAGCGACGCGAAGCACATCAGCGCTCACGGGCAGAGGGTCCTCGGCACCAGGCTCGCCCGGCTCTACATGGCGTGCGTCGCCCAG contains these protein-coding regions:
- a CDS encoding sialate O-acetylesterase, coding for MNISHEQSAPRLLRWCSVLLLLAFSACSGGVSPQIVEFTAEPTSVVAGETVRLHWKVEGLDEGRLRLEALPEGAVEPTSLGDVTAQSSTVLEVEATTTFRLVAVGPRGTASKETTVEVVLNPPPPPEIGYFRSADSDEGAVLEWKVTGAEDITIEPLGIDVEAEGRLVVHPCGKTDYTLVASNAGGSVSESLTIEVGESDCLLFLVAGQSNASGYGKEVGGRFPVDGLTEEPQEGVMMFDPEQGWVLASEPTHEGARHSFLVRFGKEVRERTGGKRVFLVPTAVGGSPLDDWQPGAELFEEAMELTQRATDSLGVPVEAVLWFQGESDTSNESERSRFVDRTDDTLSAFHERLPGRPPVIFVQLSKRLWSEQLDEPGDNIQGHNLAYQYVREQQRLMESGANQAVIGPAAESGIDRSYYYMAVSHDLPMSDAKHISAHGQRVLGTRLARLYMACVAQECGSPPGPRLEEIRLQTTAAGSAIVIDLSEPVTPPSDPPYDNYFAVFIDGVEQTGFTIERGSVDQSLIRLQFSTSFAGEAQVEVRYMPPENMPPEQDLYVASENVVMDLDDGLPLPAFGLPVEDLPCDDPSDECDSIPGLRMQ